A single Trichocoleus sp. FACHB-46 DNA region contains:
- a CDS encoding DUF6671 family protein translates to MSEPSCFTNRVAVLATMHYKEKVIAPILELELGLKIVVPPHLDTDRFGTFTREQPRPGNQLETAQLKAQQALALTGETLAIASEGAFGPHPQILWLSCDREIVLLLDQRQGIEIVGQTLSTETNFASQTIASYAEAQAFAAKAGFPTHGLIIMSDRDTKNSSAIYKGIRTETALYEAVKQALAQSTTGRIHIETDMRAMHNPTRMQAIAAATEDLVRNIRQVCPQCGCPGFAIVEALPGLLCAHCHSPTRLTRSVRYECQKCHSSEEVLFPNGLTTADPAQCLYCNP, encoded by the coding sequence ATGTCAGAGCCTTCTTGCTTTACTAATCGAGTTGCCGTCCTAGCGACGATGCATTACAAAGAAAAGGTCATTGCTCCAATTTTAGAATTGGAATTGGGCCTCAAAATTGTGGTGCCACCCCACCTAGATACCGATCGCTTTGGTACCTTTACTAGAGAACAACCTCGTCCTGGCAACCAGCTAGAAACTGCCCAATTAAAGGCACAACAAGCCTTAGCTCTAACTGGAGAAACACTGGCGATCGCGAGTGAAGGAGCCTTTGGACCTCACCCACAAATTCTTTGGTTATCCTGCGATCGCGAAATTGTTTTGTTGCTAGATCAACGGCAAGGAATTGAAATTGTGGGGCAAACCCTTTCCACAGAAACTAATTTTGCCTCGCAGACTATTGCCAGCTATGCAGAAGCTCAAGCCTTTGCTGCCAAAGCGGGATTTCCGACTCATGGCTTGATTATCATGAGCGATCGCGACACTAAAAATTCATCCGCGATCTATAAAGGAATCCGAACAGAAACAGCACTTTACGAAGCTGTGAAGCAAGCTTTGGCACAATCCACGACAGGCCGTATCCATATCGAAACCGACATGCGAGCCATGCATAATCCCACTCGGATGCAGGCGATTGCTGCCGCAACTGAAGACTTGGTGAGAAATATTCGTCAGGTTTGTCCTCAATGCGGTTGCCCTGGGTTCGCGATCGTAGAGGCTCTACCAGGTCTACTTTGTGCCCATTGTCACTCCCCAACTCGGTTGACTCGTAGCGTGAGATATGAATGCCAGAAATGTCATTCTTCTGAAGAAGTTCTCTTTCCCAACGGTCTAACCACTGCCGACCCAGCACAATGTCTATACTGCAACCCCTAA
- a CDS encoding NAD(P)H-quinone oxidoreductase subunit F, with the protein MSQLLLESIWLIPCYALVGTVLAIPWSPGLLDRVGPRPAGYLNLLMTTLAFGHSLLALWSIGQQAPQQIFFPWLHAAGLQIDLAFLVSPVTLSAIAVVTGLNLLTQLFAIGYLEMDWGWARFFALMGFFEAGVCSLALCNSLFFSYVFLELLTLATYLLVGFWFAQPLVMTGARDAFWTKRVGDLILFMGVIALFPLAGTWNFTELGEWAATANLSPLSATLLGLALISGPLGKCAQFPFQLWLDEAMEAPIPASILRNSVVVGAGAYVLIKLQPVLALSPVALTALVVFGTATALGASLIAIAQIDIKRALSYLVSAYMGLVFIAVGTQHPEAAQLLLLTQSCSFALLFMAAGAVIWTTISQDLTQLGGLWSRRPISGLALLVGGGGLIALPPFGGFWGLLQLADSLWTTRPWLVGVLLIVNGLTTFSLMRVFGLTFGGQPTPMTERSPEVSWPMALPMTVLTVFTLLLPLVLEQFNLLPNWADLNKQLAPLIVWSSVLGGSLGGAIYLGNALPKPVKLFWQPLQEFFAHDFYIQRLYQLTIVSLVNYSARLTAWFDRHVVDGAVNAVGFVTLFSGQALRYTASGQSQLYVLLVVFSLIAIGFLVSWSF; encoded by the coding sequence ATGAGCCAGCTTCTCTTGGAGAGCATCTGGTTGATTCCTTGCTATGCCTTAGTGGGCACGGTACTGGCGATTCCTTGGTCACCAGGCTTGCTAGACCGCGTCGGTCCACGGCCCGCAGGCTATCTCAACCTACTAATGACCACTTTGGCGTTTGGCCACAGTCTGTTGGCCCTTTGGTCGATCGGACAACAAGCGCCTCAACAAATCTTTTTCCCTTGGCTACATGCCGCAGGTTTGCAAATTGATCTTGCATTCTTGGTATCCCCGGTGACTCTTAGCGCGATCGCCGTCGTCACTGGGCTGAACTTACTCACCCAACTCTTTGCGATCGGCTATCTAGAGATGGACTGGGGTTGGGCTCGCTTTTTTGCCCTGATGGGCTTTTTTGAAGCGGGGGTATGCAGTCTAGCTCTCTGTAACTCTTTGTTTTTTAGTTACGTTTTTCTAGAACTGCTAACCCTGGCAACCTACCTTTTAGTCGGATTTTGGTTCGCACAGCCATTGGTCATGACTGGAGCCAGAGATGCCTTCTGGACGAAGCGAGTCGGCGATTTGATCCTCTTTATGGGCGTAATCGCACTTTTCCCTTTAGCAGGCACCTGGAATTTTACAGAGCTAGGAGAATGGGCTGCAACTGCCAATCTTTCTCCCTTAAGCGCGACACTACTAGGCTTGGCGCTGATTTCAGGCCCACTAGGTAAATGTGCCCAATTTCCCTTTCAATTGTGGCTAGATGAAGCGATGGAAGCGCCAATCCCCGCTTCAATTTTGCGGAACTCAGTGGTAGTCGGGGCAGGGGCTTATGTGCTAATCAAACTACAACCTGTTTTAGCCCTCTCTCCCGTGGCTTTGACGGCTTTGGTAGTGTTCGGGACTGCGACAGCTCTAGGAGCTTCGTTAATCGCGATCGCCCAGATTGACATCAAGCGGGCGCTGTCTTACTTGGTTAGCGCTTACATGGGCTTGGTGTTTATTGCAGTGGGCACTCAACACCCAGAGGCAGCTCAGTTACTGCTGTTAACTCAGTCCTGTTCATTCGCCCTGTTGTTTATGGCCGCAGGAGCGGTGATTTGGACCACGATTAGCCAAGACTTAACTCAGCTAGGCGGTTTGTGGTCTCGGCGACCCATCTCCGGTTTAGCTTTGCTAGTCGGTGGCGGTGGGTTGATTGCGCTCCCTCCATTCGGCGGTTTTTGGGGATTGTTGCAGCTAGCCGATTCTCTATGGACAACCCGACCCTGGTTAGTGGGTGTGTTGTTAATCGTGAATGGGCTGACGACCTTCAGTTTGATGCGCGTCTTTGGCCTAACGTTTGGTGGCCAGCCAACCCCAATGACCGAGCGATCGCCAGAGGTAAGTTGGCCAATGGCTTTACCCATGACTGTGCTGACTGTCTTCACCTTGCTGCTGCCTTTGGTGTTAGAGCAATTTAATCTATTACCAAACTGGGCAGACCTGAACAAACAACTAGCTCCGTTGATCGTTTGGTCAAGTGTTTTGGGCGGTAGTTTAGGTGGCGCAATTTATCTCGGCAACGCGTTACCCAAGCCTGTCAAGTTGTTTTGGCAACCCCTGCAAGAGTTCTTTGCCCACGACTTTTACATTCAGCGGCTCTACCAACTGACCATCGTGAGCTTGGTGAATTACAGCGCTCGGTTAACCGCTTGGTTCGATCGCCATGTGGTCGATGGTGCGGTGAACGCCGTGGGTTTTGTGACTTTGTTTAGTGGCCAAGCGTTGCGATATACCGCATCTGGTCAGTCGCAGTTATATGTTCTGTTGGTGGTTTTTAGTTTGATTGCGATCGGATTTCTAGTCAGTTGGTCTTTCTAG
- a CDS encoding carbonic anhydrase, with product MAQQQSQFSRRNMLKFGAGALGSGAIAVGLGAKSQAKEPAVAKPAAQPAAAKPKVDKKDLTPDQALKLLMDGNKRFVTRKLEKPRQDWARIQEVAKGQNPFAAVLSCADSRIPSEIVFDQGFGDLFVCRVAGNVATPEEIGSLEFGAAVLGTKVIMVIGHERCGAVEATMKGAQVPGQIGSLIDAIKPALSRSNKFTGDPLAKSVKANVSLQVSKLKASTVLADLIASGQLKVVGAYYDLDAGTITLV from the coding sequence ATGGCTCAGCAGCAATCACAGTTTTCTCGCCGCAACATGTTGAAGTTTGGAGCAGGTGCTTTAGGCAGTGGTGCGATCGCCGTGGGCTTAGGTGCTAAGTCGCAAGCAAAGGAGCCAGCAGTTGCCAAACCAGCCGCTCAACCCGCCGCTGCCAAGCCCAAAGTTGACAAAAAGGACCTCACTCCCGACCAAGCGCTGAAACTATTAATGGATGGCAACAAGCGCTTTGTTACCCGCAAACTGGAAAAGCCTCGTCAAGATTGGGCCAGGATCCAGGAAGTTGCTAAAGGCCAAAATCCCTTTGCTGCTGTTCTAAGCTGTGCAGATTCACGCATCCCTTCTGAGATTGTTTTTGATCAGGGATTTGGCGATTTATTTGTCTGCCGCGTTGCAGGTAATGTCGCAACTCCTGAAGAGATTGGCAGTTTGGAATTTGGGGCGGCGGTGCTCGGAACCAAAGTAATTATGGTAATCGGTCACGAACGATGTGGAGCTGTAGAAGCCACAATGAAGGGTGCCCAGGTGCCAGGACAAATTGGCAGCTTGATCGATGCGATTAAACCTGCTCTAAGTCGCTCCAACAAGTTTACAGGTGATCCGCTGGCAAAGTCAGTGAAGGCCAATGTGTCACTGCAAGTTAGCAAGCTTAAAGCCTCCACAGTACTAGCCGATCTGATCGCATCAGGCCAACTGAAAGTGGTGGGCGCTTACTACGACTTAGATGCTGGAACGATCACGCTCGTTTAA
- a CDS encoding NADH-quinone oxidoreductase subunit M, translating into MLSTIIWLPVLGAALIGFWPQTWSPQRSRLVAWAIAGLTFLVTVFLALKFDFQASGLQFQEHISWIAPLGLDYRLGVDGLSLPLVVMNGLLIWIAIQSTPEQVSRPRLFYSLIFLLSAAVAGAFLAQNLLLFFLFYEIELIPIYLLIVIWGGDRRGYAATKFLIYQALSGIVLLVGFLAWAWASGSSTFTVEVEALASTLPMGLQLILLSILILGFGIKMPLVPFHTWLPDAYVEASTPVSILLGGIVSKLGTYGLIRFGLSLFPDAWNVVAPWLANAAVVTALYGALVAIAQTDMKKMIAYSSVSHLSYVLLASAAATELSLLGAVCQMVAHGLILALLFYLVGVIEAKTGSRELTQLQGLLNPKRGLPLISGALILGTMASAGIPGMVGFVGEFLSFQGSYSRFSAQTLLCLASTGLTSVYFVILINRALFGRLEGKLSYLPKVTWEEKIPAIALVALIVLLGVQPNALVRWSQNTTSSLVAMVAEHSPQQVALTPPSAQSD; encoded by the coding sequence ATGCTCAGTACAATCATTTGGCTGCCTGTGTTGGGCGCTGCTTTAATCGGATTTTGGCCGCAAACCTGGAGCCCGCAGCGATCGCGTCTTGTGGCTTGGGCGATCGCGGGTCTGACTTTCCTCGTTACGGTGTTCTTAGCGCTCAAGTTCGACTTTCAAGCATCAGGTCTGCAATTTCAAGAACATATTAGTTGGATTGCTCCGCTGGGCTTAGATTATCGGCTCGGAGTTGATGGCTTGTCACTGCCGTTGGTAGTGATGAATGGATTGTTGATCTGGATCGCGATCCAAAGTACACCGGAGCAAGTGTCCCGCCCTCGGCTGTTTTATTCGCTGATCTTCCTACTCAGTGCAGCGGTGGCAGGAGCCTTCCTCGCTCAGAACTTGCTGTTATTCTTCTTGTTCTATGAGATAGAGCTGATTCCCATCTATTTACTCATCGTGATTTGGGGTGGCGATCGCCGAGGCTATGCAGCAACCAAGTTTCTGATCTACCAAGCGCTGTCTGGAATTGTCTTGCTGGTTGGATTCTTAGCTTGGGCTTGGGCGAGTGGCTCCAGCACCTTTACGGTGGAAGTGGAAGCGCTGGCTTCTACCTTACCGATGGGACTGCAACTCATATTGCTCTCGATTTTAATCTTGGGCTTTGGCATCAAAATGCCGCTGGTGCCGTTCCATACTTGGCTACCGGATGCCTATGTCGAAGCTTCCACGCCTGTTTCAATTTTGTTAGGTGGCATTGTTTCCAAACTGGGCACTTATGGCTTGATCCGCTTCGGCCTCAGCTTGTTTCCGGATGCCTGGAATGTGGTGGCACCTTGGCTGGCTAACGCTGCGGTCGTCACCGCTCTGTATGGAGCTTTAGTCGCGATCGCGCAAACCGACATGAAGAAGATGATCGCCTACAGCTCGGTCTCCCACCTCAGCTATGTTTTGCTGGCCAGTGCGGCTGCTACGGAACTGAGCCTCTTGGGTGCGGTCTGCCAGATGGTGGCTCACGGCTTAATCTTGGCGCTCCTGTTCTATCTAGTGGGTGTGATTGAGGCCAAGACGGGCAGCCGCGAGTTAACCCAACTGCAAGGATTGTTGAACCCCAAGCGGGGATTGCCACTGATCAGTGGAGCCTTAATCTTGGGGACAATGGCAAGTGCTGGAATTCCTGGAATGGTCGGATTTGTTGGTGAGTTTCTCAGCTTCCAAGGCAGCTACAGTAGGTTTTCGGCGCAAACGCTGCTCTGCTTAGCCAGTACGGGGCTGACCTCAGTTTATTTTGTGATTTTGATTAACCGAGCTTTGTTTGGTCGTTTAGAAGGCAAACTCAGCTACCTGCCTAAAGTCACTTGGGAAGAAAAAATTCCAGCGATCGCCCTAGTCGCGTTAATTGTTCTATTAGGGGTACAACCAAATGCCCTAGTGCGCTGGAGCCAAAACACCACCAGTTCCCTCGTGGCAATGGTGGCTGAACACAGTCCCCAGCAAGTCGCCCTCACCCCTCCATCCGCTCAATCCGATTAG
- a CDS encoding CO2 hydration protein produces MTTATATKLPPSNHEFADVIHRLEAGGAMLPDTPENLMQIIGIYKAYAVPMDFYWRDLLYIAERVFLNPLPFFKYFLPQEYLDLHNHYAGDDADLRIWRGEATAHPELLAFMQKGETTQMPKLFHHLLHDRVNMEFAEACMRAMLWHRGMGGKFDPYLDTPEYKAAADRAIKAYFKGNPAMLGLYKLFPEMFIEQVRQLSYYANLGLFWEVMAPVFFEMSDRYDCGEITSVPEAMNFLVNGIFAVAGRPIYHHVYIDGECYEIIPKSCGFTWLYEAALPYVEAVFYRTAPFRGTKSYNAQAEQVPAEQKDFHYGILYADVNPVGTAGIPPTLLMQDMLHFLPPYLVDYYQKHCRGEDDMLIQLGVSFQRSMYCVTSAVIQALRTALLYPLDDQNPKHLQANRDFFEAQIDRFKRPEARLRDVQAQSYR; encoded by the coding sequence ATGACAACTGCAACCGCAACCAAACTGCCTCCTTCTAACCATGAATTCGCCGACGTGATTCATCGGCTAGAAGCGGGTGGTGCCATGCTGCCTGATACGCCAGAAAACCTGATGCAAATTATCGGTATCTACAAAGCCTACGCAGTGCCGATGGATTTCTACTGGCGCGATCTCCTTTACATTGCCGAGCGCGTCTTCCTCAATCCCTTGCCCTTTTTCAAATACTTCCTACCTCAAGAATATTTAGACCTGCACAACCACTACGCCGGAGATGACGCCGATTTGCGGATTTGGCGAGGGGAAGCAACCGCCCATCCAGAACTCCTAGCATTCATGCAGAAGGGCGAAACTACCCAGATGCCCAAGTTGTTCCATCACCTGTTGCACGATCGCGTCAACATGGAGTTTGCCGAAGCTTGTATGCGAGCGATGCTGTGGCATCGGGGCATGGGTGGCAAATTTGACCCCTATCTCGACACTCCCGAATATAAAGCCGCCGCCGATCGCGCCATCAAGGCTTACTTCAAGGGCAATCCCGCCATGCTGGGCCTCTACAAGCTGTTCCCAGAAATGTTTATTGAGCAGGTGCGGCAGTTGTCTTACTACGCCAACCTAGGGTTGTTCTGGGAAGTGATGGCTCCGGTGTTCTTTGAGATGAGCGATCGCTACGATTGCGGCGAAATCACTAGCGTCCCAGAAGCAATGAATTTCTTGGTGAATGGTATCTTTGCAGTCGCAGGCCGCCCCATCTACCATCATGTCTATATTGACGGAGAGTGCTACGAAATCATCCCTAAATCCTGTGGTTTTACCTGGCTGTACGAAGCCGCGCTCCCTTATGTGGAAGCTGTGTTTTACCGCACCGCCCCCTTCCGAGGCACCAAGTCCTACAACGCTCAAGCTGAGCAAGTGCCAGCCGAGCAAAAAGATTTCCACTACGGTATTCTTTACGCCGATGTGAATCCAGTAGGGACGGCAGGGATTCCCCCCACATTACTGATGCAGGATATGTTGCACTTTCTGCCGCCTTACTTGGTGGATTATTACCAGAAGCATTGCCGAGGCGAAGATGACATGCTGATCCAGCTAGGGGTGAGCTTCCAGCGATCGATGTATTGTGTCACCTCAGCGGTGATTCAAGCGCTACGGACAGCGTTGCTTTATCCCTTAGATGATCAAAATCCGAAGCATTTGCAAGCCAACCGAGATTTCTTTGAAGCCCAGATCGATCGCTTTAAGCGTCCAGAAGCTCGGTTGCGGGATGTTCAGGCTCAGTCTTATCGCTAA
- a CDS encoding fasciclin domain-containing protein — MADIVDIAVGAGSFNTLVAAVQAAGLVETLKSPGPFTVFAPNDAAFAKLPPGTIHTLLQNIPQLARILTYHVVSGKWTQADLAKVDSLTSVEGSPIRLDLSDGFEVKNATVVAPDIEADNGIIHVIDNVILMG; from the coding sequence ATGGCAGACATTGTTGATATTGCAGTAGGTGCAGGCTCCTTTAATACGTTGGTGGCAGCAGTACAAGCGGCTGGTCTCGTTGAAACGCTTAAAAGCCCAGGACCGTTTACCGTTTTTGCGCCGAATGATGCCGCCTTCGCCAAGCTCCCTCCTGGAACCATCCACACGCTGTTGCAAAATATCCCGCAGCTGGCGCGAATCCTGACTTATCATGTCGTGTCGGGGAAATGGACTCAAGCTGACTTGGCTAAGGTAGACTCTCTGACTTCGGTAGAAGGTTCACCGATTCGCCTTGATCTATCCGATGGATTTGAAGTCAAAAACGCCACGGTGGTTGCTCCCGACATCGAAGCCGATAATGGCATTATTCACGTCATTGACAATGTGATTCTGATGGGCTGA
- a CDS encoding M48 family metallopeptidase: MPTYPGISSEAFRHPLDRQAEQALRNVPGFDLVARKFVEFLYERPQLIYLMGNGIQVGPRQYASIYHIFRECVRDLDIYPEPSLFVVQNPLANSYALGEEHPYIVLHTGLLDLLTDAEIRVVLAHELGHIKCGHTTLIQMANWAIQMVAAIGEMTMGLGNIVGSGLIYAFYEWRRKAELTSDRAALLATDDLTLVMQTMMKIAGGSSKHLQECSLNEFIRQSESYQELDQDGLNQIYKFLLYNGNGSQGSMLSHPFPVERIRYIREWASSEEYRQIRQGHYQHAEAAGAVNTSAKSSQAEAEELRRQLAELQKEINRIRRDK, from the coding sequence ATGCCTACCTATCCAGGAATTTCGAGTGAAGCATTTCGGCATCCCCTGGATCGCCAAGCAGAGCAAGCTTTACGCAATGTCCCTGGCTTTGATCTCGTGGCGCGGAAATTTGTGGAATTCCTCTACGAACGGCCCCAACTGATTTACCTCATGGGCAATGGCATTCAGGTTGGTCCCCGTCAGTACGCCTCGATCTATCACATTTTTCGCGAATGTGTCCGTGACCTAGACATCTACCCAGAACCTTCCCTGTTTGTGGTGCAAAATCCCCTAGCCAACAGTTATGCCTTGGGAGAAGAGCATCCTTATATCGTCCTTCACACGGGACTGCTGGACTTACTCACCGATGCAGAAATTCGGGTAGTGTTGGCCCATGAATTAGGTCACATCAAATGCGGTCATACCACACTGATCCAGATGGCAAACTGGGCGATTCAGATGGTGGCGGCGATCGGAGAAATGACGATGGGTTTGGGCAATATCGTCGGTAGTGGGTTAATCTATGCCTTTTACGAATGGCGACGCAAAGCCGAACTGACCTCCGATCGCGCTGCACTTCTTGCCACCGATGACCTGACACTGGTGATGCAAACCATGATGAAAATCGCGGGTGGCAGTAGCAAACATCTGCAAGAATGCAGCTTAAACGAGTTTATCCGCCAGTCCGAAAGCTACCAAGAGCTAGACCAAGATGGTCTGAATCAGATTTACAAGTTTTTGCTTTACAACGGCAACGGCTCTCAAGGCTCCATGCTCAGCCATCCCTTCCCCGTTGAGCGCATCCGCTACATCCGCGAATGGGCCAGCTCAGAAGAGTACCGTCAAATTCGCCAAGGACACTATCAACACGCCGAAGCCGCAGGAGCCGTCAATACTTCTGCCAAATCCTCCCAAGCCGAAGCAGAGGAGCTACGGCGGCAATTGGCGGAACTACAAAAAGAGATCAATCGGATTCGACGGGACAAGTAG
- the psb34 gene encoding photosystem II assembly protein Psb34: MRYTTDEHGVLNNYAVEPAMYYSEYPSPAQQQRYLFQAAIAVLLVATSVFVALSAS, translated from the coding sequence ATGCGCTACACCACCGACGAACACGGCGTTCTCAACAACTACGCAGTAGAGCCTGCCATGTACTACTCAGAATATCCCTCCCCAGCACAACAACAGCGTTACCTGTTCCAAGCCGCGATCGCAGTTCTTTTGGTTGCCACTTCTGTATTTGTTGCACTTTCAGCTAGCTAA
- a CDS encoding neutral zinc metallopeptidase, with protein MRWEFGRRSENVEDRRGSRVSGPLVGGGIGSILLALVVAFLGGDPSVILDQAAPSGDRSYPDSPQTTNSPTQDKMADFVSVVLADTEDTWNQIFQQAGENYVEPKLVLFSGAVESACGYAEAAVGPFYCPRDQKVYIDLSFYEDLQNRFDAPGDFAQAYVVAHEVGHHVQNLLGISDKVRSLQSQARSKVEVNQLSVRLELQADCFAGVWANQANRSRQVLETGDIEEALTAASSIGDDRLQSRSKGYVVPESFTHGSAAQRVEWFRRGVQSGDPDQCNTFAANSL; from the coding sequence ATGCGTTGGGAATTTGGTCGTAGAAGCGAAAACGTTGAAGATCGGCGTGGTTCTAGAGTTTCTGGCCCCCTCGTTGGCGGCGGTATTGGTTCCATTCTTTTAGCGTTGGTCGTGGCATTCTTAGGTGGTGACCCCAGCGTGATTCTGGATCAAGCAGCTCCCTCAGGCGATCGCTCCTACCCCGACTCCCCCCAAACGACCAATTCCCCAACTCAAGACAAAATGGCTGACTTCGTTTCAGTCGTGCTTGCCGACACCGAAGACACCTGGAATCAGATTTTCCAGCAGGCAGGCGAAAATTACGTTGAACCTAAACTCGTGCTGTTTTCGGGAGCCGTGGAATCTGCCTGTGGCTACGCCGAAGCAGCAGTCGGGCCATTTTATTGCCCTAGAGACCAGAAAGTTTACATCGACTTGAGTTTCTACGAAGACCTGCAAAATCGTTTTGACGCACCCGGAGACTTTGCTCAGGCTTATGTCGTCGCCCATGAAGTAGGCCATCACGTCCAGAACTTGCTGGGTATCTCCGATAAAGTGCGATCGCTTCAAAGCCAAGCCAGGAGTAAAGTAGAAGTCAATCAACTCTCTGTGCGCTTAGAACTACAGGCCGATTGTTTTGCAGGCGTTTGGGCCAACCAAGCCAACCGTTCCCGCCAAGTTTTGGAAACAGGTGACATCGAAGAAGCCCTAACTGCTGCGAGTAGCATCGGCGACGATCGCTTACAAAGCCGCTCTAAAGGTTATGTAGTGCCTGAATCCTTCACACACGGGAGTGCCGCACAACGAGTCGAATGGTTTCGCCGGGGTGTTCAGAGTGGCGACCCCGATCAATGCAATACCTTCGCTGCTAATAGTCTGTAA
- a CDS encoding phosphodiester glycosidase family protein has translation MWRLSWVVAGLGSLAIALLVFAGTPSAQSPTSQTVSPTSPQPQQSLPLQYKTYTLAHSVVHTLLIPAQSSFVVVPALSESVDTLDSFAKQYGAIAVLNGGFFDPTNQKSTSYVILEGKLAADPKLNERLVNNPDLSPYLSQIFNRTEFRRYQCGSTFRYDIAPHNAPLPANCQLIDALGGGPRLLPELTAQPEGFVDTVNGEVIRDPLGSNQPNARTAIALTQTGDVLWVMVAQKSESPTDSGMTFTELIAFLKTLGIEQAMNLDGGSSSSFYYKGKTWYGKVGTEGDPVQRPVKSVLLVLPKESDRPTAP, from the coding sequence ATGTGGCGACTGAGTTGGGTGGTAGCAGGGTTAGGAAGTTTGGCGATCGCCCTGCTGGTATTCGCTGGAACCCCATCTGCCCAATCTCCCACGTCGCAAACCGTGTCGCCTACCTCGCCTCAACCTCAACAGAGCTTGCCATTGCAATACAAAACTTACACCTTGGCGCATAGCGTGGTGCATACCCTGCTGATTCCGGCGCAAAGTTCATTTGTAGTAGTTCCAGCCCTGTCAGAAAGCGTTGATACTTTGGACAGTTTTGCCAAACAATATGGCGCGATCGCAGTTCTAAACGGTGGCTTCTTTGACCCAACCAATCAGAAATCAACTTCTTATGTGATCCTAGAAGGCAAATTAGCAGCCGATCCAAAACTAAATGAGCGCTTAGTCAACAACCCAGATCTATCTCCTTACCTAAGCCAAATTTTTAACCGCACCGAGTTTCGTCGCTATCAATGCGGTTCCACTTTTCGCTATGATATTGCTCCACACAACGCACCTCTCCCTGCCAACTGCCAGCTAATCGATGCTTTGGGCGGTGGCCCTCGCCTGCTCCCAGAGCTGACCGCACAGCCAGAAGGATTTGTGGATACCGTCAATGGAGAAGTGATTCGAGATCCATTAGGCAGCAACCAACCCAACGCCAGAACCGCGATCGCCCTCACCCAAACAGGAGATGTGCTTTGGGTCATGGTGGCTCAAAAGTCAGAATCCCCTACTGATTCAGGCATGACCTTCACCGAATTGATCGCCTTTCTGAAAACCCTAGGCATAGAACAAGCCATGAACCTAGATGGAGGTAGCTCATCCTCCTTTTATTACAAAGGCAAAACTTGGTACGGCAAAGTTGGCACCGAAGGAGATCCCGTTCAGCGCCCTGTCAAATCTGTCTTGCTAGTGCTGCCAAAAGAAAGCGATCGCCCAACTGCTCCTTAA